Proteins from a single region of Centropristis striata isolate RG_2023a ecotype Rhode Island chromosome 9, C.striata_1.0, whole genome shotgun sequence:
- the LOC131977749 gene encoding stonustoxin subunit beta-like: MALDTMVTAALGRPFTLGMLYDARKDQLVPGFTLWNEKTVEENTVESSQHSSVFEISASDNTDSKSTLLDVDASLKASFLSGLIEVGGSAKYLNDQKKSHNQSRVTCQYKATTNFKQLSMIGLDTAQPQQSDMIHKGFATHVVTGILYGANAFFVFDSQKLDTSSVQDIQGSMEAVIKKIPSFSIEGKVDIKLTDEEKALTQKFSCKFHGDFLLESNPASFEDAVKTYAQLPQLIGKNGENGVPLKVWLMPLTYLYSEAAELKREISIELVSMVHDTLEDIRRLEIRCSDSLDEVKNFPPIQEQLSTFQKLCAYYAITLKQALAKNLPSIREGKEEEISSTGDLFIARDKSPFSHEKLSRWLDHKEREINVIRSCVDILEGAKIVLSQSELDREALDPGKHDVLCFVFTSLKNTDPFLDQMAHYLDPSKNAGTTTEDQWYYSTEVVKKMRKKARYFQEFIKTQHQYHCFIAAIANEAYTGASAYYYIDGELVNQNDPLCHDPLLKAPQTEEISCTVRHLIK, from the exons ATGGCCTTGGATACCATGGTAACTGCAGCCCTCGGTCGACCTTTCACCCTGGGGATGCTCTATGATGCTCGGAAAGACCAACTGGTCCCAG GTTTCACATTGTGGAATGAGAAAACTGTAGAAGAGAACACAGTTGAAAGCTCTCAGCACAGCAGTGTGTTTGAAATTTCTGCATCTGACAACACTGACTCCAAGTCCACTCTGCTGGATGTTGATGCTTCCCTGAAGGCCAGCTTCCTGAGTGGACTGATTGAAGTTGGAGGATCTGCCAAGTATCTGAATGACCAGAAGAAATCCCACAAtcagagcagagtgacctgtCAGTACAAAGCTACCACCAACTTCAAGCAGCTGTCAATGATCGGCCTCGATACCGCGCAACCCCAACAATCAGACATGATTCACAAGGGCTTTGCAACACATGTAGTCACAGGCATCCTTTATGGGGCCAAtgctttctttgtgtttgaCAGTCAGAAGCTAGACACCAGCAGTGTTCAGGACATCCAGGGCAGCATGGAAGCGGTGATAAAGAAGATCCCTTCATTCAGTATTGAAGGGAAGGTTGACATCAAGCTGACTGATGAAGAAAAAGCCCTGACTCAGAAATTCTCCTGCAAATTCCACGGAGACTTCCTTCTGGAAAGCAACCCTGCCTCATTTGAAGATGCAGTGAAGACCTACGCACAACTTCCGCAGCTAATTGGAAAAAATGGAGAGAATGGTGTTCCTCTGAAGGTCTGGCTGATGCCGCTGACATATTTATACTCTGAAGCTGCTGAGCTGAAAAGAGAGATCAGCATTGAATTAGTGAGCATGGTGCATGATACTCTTGAAGATATAAGGCGCCTAGAAATAAGATGCAGCGATTCTCTGGACGAGGTCAAGAATTTTCCTCCGATTCAAGAACAGCTGAGCACTTTCCAAAAGTTATGTGCTTATTATGCAATCACCCTCAAGCAGGCCCTGGCAAAGAATCTTCCCTCCATCCGTGaagggaaagaagaagagatcTCTTCAACAGGAGATCTCTTCATTGCCAGAGACAAGTCACCGTTCAGCCATGAGAAACTGAGCAGGTGGCTGGATCACAAAGAGCGAGAAATCAACGTCATCAGATCCTGTGTCGATATCTTGGAGGGAGCAAAGATCGTCCTGAGTCAGTCAGAGCTGGACAGAGAGGCTCTTGATCCAGGTAAACACGATGTTCTGTGCTTTGTCTTCACCTCCCTGAAGAATACTGACCCCTTCCTGGATCAGATGGCCCACTACTTGGACCCAAGCAAAAATGCAGGCACAACAACTGAAGACCAGTGGTACTACTCAACTGAAGTTGTCAAAAAGATGAGAAAGAAAGCCAGATATTTCCAAGAGTTTATCAAAACACAGCATCAGTATCATTGCTTCATAGCAGCCATTGCAAATGAGGCATACACAGGAGCAAGTGCCTACTATTACATCGACGGCGAGTTGGTAAATCAAAATGACCCACTCTGTCACGATCCGTTGCTGAAAGCACCACAGACAGAAGAGATTTCATGCACTGTGCGTcatttaataaagtaa